A single genomic interval of Musa acuminata AAA Group cultivar baxijiao chromosome BXJ3-4, Cavendish_Baxijiao_AAA, whole genome shotgun sequence harbors:
- the LOC103980291 gene encoding uncharacterized protein LOC103980291 isoform X1 translates to MDLEMKATGPEASLDLLSHAWCNSAIQVFKPTVDECSSMFKDKQIVALENDKRAPSSLQKGERSFKVDEGDFKSTPQIKLDDLKSWIWLQKAIHPELDYDMCTRQKWFRKIASWNGISIKKWLKEMKQKRKEEKRLHKAEVHAAISVAGVAAALAAIAAEDTEANKQKSLKESAVASAAALVAAQCAQVAEAVGAKREQLSLAINEAVTVTDASNIITLTAAAATSLRGVATLRGRQSHTKKIKGSSPTLLCDELDFNFERCRALLAKGDEILVATSDGKCRLRSVSAILNKDDKVIIKVKKINMLMALTTATECIINELHTNPLGEPTQDANGAYCIEMTTSQGKIDLKINDYVCYKKWITTINHMLMLSITFSRKGHVPLP, encoded by the exons ATGGACTTAGAGATGAAAGCCACAGGGCCTGAAGCATCCCTCGATCTGCTTTCTCATGCCTGGTGCAACTCTGCTATCCAAGTTTTTAAGCCAACTGTAGATGAATGCTCAAGCATGTTCAAGGATAAACAGATTGTGGCACTGGAGAATGACAAGAGAGCTCCTTCGTCG CTGCAGAAGGGTGAAAGAAGCTTCAAAGTGGATGAAGGTGATTTCAAGTCAACTCCACAGATAAAACTTGATGATCTTAAG TCATGGATATGGCTGCAGAAAGCAATACATCCAGAACTGGATTATGACATGTGCACAAGGCAGAAATGG TTTAGAAAAATCGCATCTTGGAATGGGATCTCAATTAAGAAATGGTtaaaggaaatgaagcagaagcgCAAGGAAGAGAAGCGCTTGCATAAAGCCGAAGTGCATGCAGCCATTTCAGTTGCAGGAGTTGCAGCAGCTCTTGCAGCCATTGCAGCAGAAGACACAGAAGCCAACAAACAGAAGTCACTGAAGGAGAGTGCAGTTGCCTCTGCAGCTGCTTTAGTTGCAGCACAATGTGCCCAAGTTGCAGAAGCTGTGGGCGCAAAGCGTGAACAGCTCTCCTTGGCTATTAATGAAGCTGTAACTGTGACCGATGCAAGTAACATCATCACTCTAACTGCTGCTGCAGCAACAT CATTGAGAGGTGTAGCCACACTTAGGGGAAGACAAAGTCACACAAAAAAGATAAAGGGTAGCTCACCAACACTTCTTTGTGATGAACTTGACTTCAACTTTGAGAGGTGCAGAGCATTACTTGCAAAGGGTGATGAGATCCTTGTTGCAACATCAGATG GTAAATGCAGGTTAAGATCAGTCTCAGCTATCTTGAACAAGGATGACAAAGTTATCATAAAAGTCAAAAAGATAAATATGCTAATGGCCCTCACCACTGCAACAGAAT GTATTATAAATGAGTTGCACACAAACCCTCTTGGAGAACCTACCCAGGATGCAAACGGAGCCTATTGCATTGAGATGACGACAAGTCAAGGGAAGATTGATCTCAAGATCAATGACTATGTGTGCTACAAGAAATGGATCACAACCATTAATCATATGCTGATGCTATCAATAACATTCAGCAGAAAAGGACATGTGCCCCTTCCATAA
- the LOC103980291 gene encoding uncharacterized protein LOC103980291 isoform X2: protein MDLEMKATGPEASLDLLSHAWCNSAIQVFKPTVDECSSMFKDKQIVALENDKRAPSSKGERSFKVDEGDFKSTPQIKLDDLKSWIWLQKAIHPELDYDMCTRQKWFRKIASWNGISIKKWLKEMKQKRKEEKRLHKAEVHAAISVAGVAAALAAIAAEDTEANKQKSLKESAVASAAALVAAQCAQVAEAVGAKREQLSLAINEAVTVTDASNIITLTAAAATSLRGVATLRGRQSHTKKIKGSSPTLLCDELDFNFERCRALLAKGDEILVATSDGKCRLRSVSAILNKDDKVIIKVKKINMLMALTTATECIINELHTNPLGEPTQDANGAYCIEMTTSQGKIDLKINDYVCYKKWITTINHMLMLSITFSRKGHVPLP from the exons ATGGACTTAGAGATGAAAGCCACAGGGCCTGAAGCATCCCTCGATCTGCTTTCTCATGCCTGGTGCAACTCTGCTATCCAAGTTTTTAAGCCAACTGTAGATGAATGCTCAAGCATGTTCAAGGATAAACAGATTGTGGCACTGGAGAATGACAAGAGAGCTCCTTCGTCG AAGGGTGAAAGAAGCTTCAAAGTGGATGAAGGTGATTTCAAGTCAACTCCACAGATAAAACTTGATGATCTTAAG TCATGGATATGGCTGCAGAAAGCAATACATCCAGAACTGGATTATGACATGTGCACAAGGCAGAAATGG TTTAGAAAAATCGCATCTTGGAATGGGATCTCAATTAAGAAATGGTtaaaggaaatgaagcagaagcgCAAGGAAGAGAAGCGCTTGCATAAAGCCGAAGTGCATGCAGCCATTTCAGTTGCAGGAGTTGCAGCAGCTCTTGCAGCCATTGCAGCAGAAGACACAGAAGCCAACAAACAGAAGTCACTGAAGGAGAGTGCAGTTGCCTCTGCAGCTGCTTTAGTTGCAGCACAATGTGCCCAAGTTGCAGAAGCTGTGGGCGCAAAGCGTGAACAGCTCTCCTTGGCTATTAATGAAGCTGTAACTGTGACCGATGCAAGTAACATCATCACTCTAACTGCTGCTGCAGCAACAT CATTGAGAGGTGTAGCCACACTTAGGGGAAGACAAAGTCACACAAAAAAGATAAAGGGTAGCTCACCAACACTTCTTTGTGATGAACTTGACTTCAACTTTGAGAGGTGCAGAGCATTACTTGCAAAGGGTGATGAGATCCTTGTTGCAACATCAGATG GTAAATGCAGGTTAAGATCAGTCTCAGCTATCTTGAACAAGGATGACAAAGTTATCATAAAAGTCAAAAAGATAAATATGCTAATGGCCCTCACCACTGCAACAGAAT GTATTATAAATGAGTTGCACACAAACCCTCTTGGAGAACCTACCCAGGATGCAAACGGAGCCTATTGCATTGAGATGACGACAAGTCAAGGGAAGATTGATCTCAAGATCAATGACTATGTGTGCTACAAGAAATGGATCACAACCATTAATCATATGCTGATGCTATCAATAACATTCAGCAGAAAAGGACATGTGCCCCTTCCATAA